From Halanaeroarchaeum sulfurireducens, a single genomic window includes:
- a CDS encoding flippase-like domain-containing protein yields the protein MTERPVEVSVVLPAYNEAATIEETVRVSLATLDSFLPAGSYEVIVAEDGCEDRTPEIADRLANEDDRVRHVHSDERLGRGGALERAFAAAEGDTLVYYDTDLATDMSHLEELVESVRSGDWDLATGSRWIPGEEADRPPKRAISSRGFNALVRTILGSDLRDHQAGFKAFSREAFESLRPAVEDEHWFWDTEMLVRAQRRGFRVKEFPVEWTPKGDSKVDLVRDVFGMGSQILRTGWEFRVRPYANRRTGLAVGVLLSLVAVALMFVYLDPSSVFAAMTGADARLVALAAVVYLTSWPLRGGRYRDILAELGFHETTAFLTGAIFISQTGNLVFPARAGDAIRAYVIKARRDVPYASGFASLAVERVFDLLTITLLAGGVLMGLAIAAPADLANLATTLLGGAEVSASQRESARVAVAVASGVGVLAIGAVAAIVFTARSETNRIRPLVEWASDDSYVEYVAAALERFVGDVQTVAADRRAFGRVGLASLAIWVVDVLTALVVFWAFGVDLPLGTLVAVGFFAVSVGNLAKVLPLSPGGIGLYEAAFTVLVVALTPIGAATALATAIVDHAVKNVVTVIGGATAMVALNVSLTEAVEGTGDIDADTGRTSASVEE from the coding sequence ATGACCGAGCGGCCCGTCGAGGTGAGCGTCGTCCTTCCCGCCTACAACGAGGCGGCGACCATCGAGGAGACCGTCAGGGTCTCGCTCGCGACGCTCGATTCGTTCTTGCCGGCGGGAAGCTACGAGGTGATCGTCGCAGAGGACGGCTGCGAGGACCGAACGCCGGAGATCGCCGATCGCCTCGCGAACGAAGACGACCGTGTTCGCCACGTCCACAGCGACGAACGGCTCGGCCGCGGGGGCGCACTCGAGCGTGCGTTCGCGGCCGCCGAGGGCGACACACTCGTCTACTACGACACCGACCTCGCGACGGACATGTCCCACCTCGAGGAACTCGTCGAGAGCGTTCGCTCCGGCGACTGGGACCTCGCGACGGGATCGCGATGGATCCCGGGCGAGGAGGCCGACCGGCCGCCGAAACGGGCCATTTCCTCCCGGGGGTTCAACGCTCTCGTTCGGACGATCCTCGGCTCGGACTTGCGCGACCACCAGGCCGGATTCAAGGCCTTCAGCCGCGAGGCCTTCGAGTCCCTTCGACCAGCGGTCGAAGACGAGCACTGGTTCTGGGACACGGAGATGCTCGTCCGCGCACAGCGACGGGGTTTTCGCGTGAAGGAGTTTCCCGTCGAGTGGACCCCGAAGGGGGATTCGAAGGTCGACCTCGTCCGCGACGTGTTCGGCATGGGATCGCAGATTCTCCGGACTGGCTGGGAGTTTCGGGTTCGGCCCTACGCCAACCGACGGACGGGACTGGCGGTCGGCGTCCTCCTGTCCCTCGTGGCCGTCGCGCTGATGTTCGTCTATCTGGATCCGAGTTCCGTCTTCGCGGCGATGACCGGGGCCGACGCCCGCCTCGTCGCGCTCGCGGCGGTCGTCTACCTCACGTCCTGGCCGCTTCGAGGGGGGCGGTACCGCGACATTCTCGCGGAACTCGGCTTTCACGAGACGACGGCATTCCTCACCGGTGCCATCTTCATCAGCCAGACCGGCAACCTCGTCTTCCCCGCCCGCGCCGGTGACGCCATCCGAGCCTACGTCATCAAGGCGCGACGGGACGTGCCCTACGCCTCCGGATTCGCCTCGCTGGCGGTCGAACGCGTCTTCGACCTCCTCACGATAACGCTGCTCGCCGGCGGCGTCCTGATGGGACTGGCTATCGCCGCCCCCGCCGACCTCGCGAACCTGGCCACGACGCTGCTCGGCGGCGCCGAGGTCTCGGCGTCACAGCGCGAAAGCGCCCGGGTCGCCGTCGCCGTCGCCAGCGGCGTGGGGGTACTCGCCATCGGCGCCGTCGCGGCCATCGTGTTCACCGCGCGCTCGGAGACCAACCGCATCCGTCCCCTGGTCGAATGGGCGAGCGACGACTCGTACGTCGAGTACGTGGCTGCCGCGCTGGAACGGTTCGTCGGCGACGTGCAGACCGTCGCCGCCGATCGGCGTGCGTTCGGCCGGGTCGGACTGGCGAGTCTCGCCATCTGGGTGGTCGACGTCCTGACGGCCCTCGTCGTATTCTGGGCGTTCGGCGTCGACCTCCCACTCGGGACGCTCGTCGCCGTCGGCTTCTTCGCGGTGAGCGTGGGGAACCTCGCGAAGGTCCTTCCACTCTCTCCCGGCGGCATCGGTCTCTACGAGGCGGCCTTCACGGTTCTCGTGGTGGCGCTGACGCCGATCGGGGCGGCCACGGCGCTCGCGACCGCCATCGTCGATCACGCAGTCAAGAACGTGGTCACCGTGATCGGCGGGGCGACCGCCATGGTCGCCCTGAACGTCTCGCTCACGGAGGCCGTCGAAGGGACGGGAGATATCGACGCCGATACCGGTCGCACCTCGGCGTCCGTCGAGGAGTGA
- a CDS encoding winged helix-turn-helix transcriptional regulator, producing MGIDEDKRATLRRFAAVGAASPLAVVGNRDDDSEVREAILGYLGTTPGAHFSKVRDDLKLGTGEAQHHLRRLQDDGVIVSHRDGDYRRFFQAEQFSSYEQVAMSYLRRETPRGMIVALLRDPSATGVELADRLDVSRPTISTAASELEGVGLLDTTEGYRVARPETLLTLLVRYAESFDDRTAAFASDAASLVRYDP from the coding sequence ATGGGTATCGACGAGGACAAACGGGCGACACTCCGACGGTTCGCCGCCGTCGGTGCGGCGAGCCCACTCGCCGTCGTCGGTAACCGGGACGACGACAGTGAGGTTCGAGAGGCGATTCTCGGATACCTCGGAACGACACCTGGCGCGCACTTCTCGAAGGTTCGTGACGACCTCAAACTGGGGACTGGCGAGGCACAGCACCACCTTCGCCGACTTCAGGACGACGGCGTCATCGTGAGCCACCGGGACGGCGACTACCGTCGGTTCTTCCAGGCCGAGCAGTTCTCGTCGTACGAGCAGGTCGCGATGAGCTATCTCCGGCGAGAGACCCCACGCGGCATGATCGTCGCGTTGTTGCGGGACCCCTCCGCCACCGGTGTCGAACTCGCCGACCGCCTCGACGTCTCCCGCCCGACGATCAGCACCGCCGCCTCGGAACTCGAGGGCGTCGGTCTCCTCGATACCACGGAGGGCTATCGCGTCGCCAGACCCGAGACGCTGTTGACGTTGCTCGTGCGATACGCCGAGTCTTTCGACGATCGGACGGCCGCGTTCGCCTCAGACGCTGCCTCACTGGTCCGATACGATCCCTGA
- a CDS encoding TAXI family TRAP transporter solute-binding subunit produces MEDLANRRTFLKATGVAGIAALAGCSGGDGDSEDGGDTTTDGDGGERIAWHAGGTGGTYYPLSGEFKTIVEANTPHSLQVQSTGASVENVGSLGNGSADFALIQNDIAYFAKNGEGLEEFEGASIPNLMGVATLYPETIHVITRPDAGVESLSDLEGKSVNTGDLGSGTQVNALQILEAVGLTTDDFDEQNASFSTAADQIRDGDVDASFVVGGWPVGAIEELATTSNINLLAIEGDTLQTVLDSASWFAEDTVPAGTYNGVDEDVTTVSVQAMIATREEYSEDIVESVTAAIFDNTDELSIKPDFISADSAQDGMSIELHPGAAAYFE; encoded by the coding sequence ATGGAAGATTTGGCCAACCGGAGGACATTTCTCAAGGCGACAGGAGTGGCTGGAATTGCAGCTCTCGCAGGCTGTTCGGGCGGCGACGGCGACTCGGAGGACGGCGGCGACACGACCACAGACGGCGACGGCGGGGAGCGTATCGCCTGGCACGCCGGCGGTACGGGCGGCACGTACTACCCGCTCTCGGGCGAGTTCAAGACCATCGTCGAGGCGAACACGCCCCACTCGCTGCAGGTCCAGTCGACCGGTGCGAGCGTCGAGAACGTCGGCAGCCTCGGTAACGGGAGCGCCGACTTCGCGCTCATCCAGAACGACATCGCGTACTTCGCGAAGAACGGCGAGGGGCTCGAAGAGTTCGAGGGCGCCTCCATCCCGAACCTGATGGGTGTGGCGACGCTATATCCCGAGACGATTCACGTCATCACCCGGCCCGATGCCGGCGTCGAATCGCTCAGCGATCTCGAGGGCAAAAGCGTCAACACTGGCGACCTTGGCTCCGGTACTCAGGTCAATGCCCTCCAGATCCTGGAGGCCGTGGGTCTGACGACCGACGACTTCGACGAGCAGAACGCCAGCTTCTCGACGGCAGCCGACCAGATCCGCGACGGCGACGTCGACGCCTCGTTCGTCGTCGGCGGATGGCCCGTCGGCGCCATCGAGGAACTTGCGACGACCTCCAACATCAACCTCCTGGCCATCGAGGGCGACACTCTCCAGACCGTCCTCGACTCCGCGTCCTGGTTCGCCGAGGATACTGTCCCGGCCGGAACGTACAACGGCGTCGACGAGGACGTCACCACCGTCTCGGTGCAGGCGATGATCGCCACCCGCGAGGAGTACTCCGAGGACATCGTCGAGAGCGTCACGGCGGCCATCTTCGACAACACCGACGAACTGTCCATCAAGCCGGACTTCATCAGCGCGGACTCCGCGCAGGACGGCATGTCCATCGAACTGCACCCGGGCGCCGCCGCCTACTTCGAATAA
- a CDS encoding transcription initiation factor IIB translates to MSNVLKTTERDEQERETTDGCPECGGLVVTDEEHGETVCADCGLVVEEDGIDHGPEWRAFDSQEKDKKSRVGAPTTNTMHDKGLSTNIDWRDKDAYGNSLGSRQRQKMQRLRKWNERFRTRDAKERNLKQALGEIDRMASATGLPDNVRETASVIYRRALEEDLLPGRSIEGVATSCVYAAARQAGVPRSLDEINDVSRVEKDEIARTYRYIVRELGLEVKPADPASYVPRFASELGLSDESQHRARELLENAKQKGVHSGKSPVGLAAAAVYAAALLTNEKTTQAKVSEVADISEVTIRNRYHELLEAEDAIPV, encoded by the coding sequence ATGTCTAACGTACTCAAAACGACGGAACGAGACGAGCAGGAGAGGGAGACGACCGACGGGTGCCCCGAGTGTGGGGGGCTCGTGGTAACCGACGAAGAACACGGAGAGACCGTCTGTGCGGACTGTGGCCTCGTCGTCGAAGAGGACGGCATCGACCACGGTCCCGAGTGGCGAGCGTTCGACTCTCAGGAGAAGGACAAAAAATCCCGCGTCGGCGCCCCGACGACGAACACGATGCACGACAAGGGGCTCTCGACGAACATCGACTGGCGGGACAAGGACGCCTACGGCAACTCCCTCGGGTCGCGCCAGCGCCAGAAGATGCAGCGGCTTCGCAAGTGGAACGAGCGCTTCCGCACCCGCGACGCCAAAGAGCGGAACCTCAAACAGGCCCTCGGCGAGATCGACCGCATGGCCTCCGCGACGGGCCTCCCGGACAACGTTCGCGAGACGGCCTCTGTCATCTACCGCCGTGCGCTCGAGGAGGACCTGCTCCCGGGGCGATCCATCGAGGGCGTCGCCACCTCGTGTGTCTACGCCGCGGCCCGGCAGGCCGGCGTTCCCCGCAGCCTCGACGAGATCAACGACGTCAGCCGCGTCGAGAAGGACGAGATCGCCCGGACGTACCGCTACATCGTCCGCGAACTGGGACTCGAAGTCAAGCCCGCCGACCCCGCGAGTTACGTCCCGCGGTTTGCCTCCGAACTCGGCCTGAGCGACGAATCCCAGCACCGCGCCCGCGAACTCCTGGAGAACGCCAAACAGAAGGGCGTCCATAGCGGCAAGAGCCCGGTCGGACTCGCCGCAGCAGCCGTCTACGCCGCCGCGTTGCTCACGAACGAGAAGACGACCCAGGCGAAGGTCAGCGAGGTTGCAGACATCTCGGAGGTTACCATCCGGAACCGATACCACGAACTGCTCGAGGCCGAAGACGCCATCCCCGTCTGA
- a CDS encoding type I 3-dehydroquinate dehydratase, translating to MDFDGFVLAASTGDLSEESAAREHADALEFRMDLAEDPLAVLDDYSGTLPLLVTNRPRWEGGERADDPDRIDELLEAMAVEAVEAVDVELDALTDDTDHQDATEVLAAARTGDVSTVVSTHDFDGTPPMNELADSLGHVCSLGDVGKLAVTAEHTGEVLDLLRVTYEFSRADERVATMAMGQPGRHSRVVAPLYGSSIGYAPVDPAEATAPGQYDLAQLRTLVDALL from the coding sequence ATGGATTTCGACGGGTTCGTCCTCGCGGCGAGTACGGGCGACCTCTCCGAGGAGTCGGCGGCCCGAGAGCACGCCGACGCCCTCGAATTCCGCATGGACCTCGCCGAGGACCCGCTGGCTGTCCTGGACGACTACTCGGGGACCCTGCCCCTCCTCGTGACGAACCGGCCGCGATGGGAGGGCGGCGAACGGGCCGATGACCCCGATCGCATCGACGAATTGCTGGAGGCGATGGCCGTCGAGGCCGTCGAGGCCGTCGACGTCGAGCTGGACGCCCTCACCGACGATACCGATCACCAGGACGCCACCGAGGTGCTGGCGGCGGCCCGCACCGGCGACGTCTCGACAGTCGTCTCGACCCACGATTTCGACGGGACGCCTCCGATGAACGAACTCGCGGACAGTCTCGGCCACGTCTGTTCCCTCGGCGACGTCGGCAAACTGGCCGTCACAGCCGAACACACTGGGGAGGTCCTGGACCTGCTTCGTGTCACCTACGAGTTCTCCCGGGCCGATGAACGGGTCGCGACGATGGCCATGGGTCAGCCGGGCCGTCATTCGCGCGTGGTCGCACCCCTGTACGGCTCATCGATCGGCTACGCGCCGGTCGACCCGGCCGAGGCGACGGCCCCCGGCCAGTACGACCTCGCCCAGTTGCGAACGCTCGTCGATGCGCTGCTGTGA
- a CDS encoding zinc ribbon domain-containing protein: protein MQSSLIRRRPIVAGLLGFLYPGLGHVYLRAWIRAIAWFGLAMITATLVIPDSAITAFQQNGIDGLVAASRDLPMNVVLSLFVVRILNVIDAYLTGLRQERATEQRAGTEAGTCPNCGGELDEDIDFCPWCTTELSEFGTEPELDEEDASGGFSFR, encoded by the coding sequence GTGCAATCGTCGTTGATCCGTCGCCGTCCGATCGTCGCCGGTCTGCTCGGATTCCTGTACCCCGGTCTCGGTCACGTCTATCTCCGGGCCTGGATTCGAGCGATTGCGTGGTTCGGGCTCGCGATGATCACCGCGACGTTGGTCATCCCGGACTCGGCCATCACCGCCTTCCAGCAAAATGGGATCGACGGCCTCGTCGCCGCGAGTCGTGATCTCCCGATGAACGTCGTTCTCAGTCTGTTCGTCGTCAGAATCCTCAACGTGATCGACGCCTACCTCACTGGCCTTCGCCAGGAACGGGCCACGGAGCAACGGGCTGGCACCGAAGCGGGTACGTGTCCGAATTGCGGCGGCGAACTCGACGAGGATATCGATTTCTGTCCGTGGTGTACGACCGAACTCTCGGAATTCGGGACGGAGCCCGAACTGGACGAAGAGGACGCAAGTGGCGGGTTCTCGTTCCGGTGA
- a CDS encoding DUF1850 domain-containing protein: protein MTRTRPSRTVLVAVLFGLVVATALAGAAHATGSPVLVVSDADTGEELFSTPVENGTTVTLEYMHSVEKTTVRDVYVVDDGSLRMTRMEFSSFGWGLPAREAIDGRTDDGAYLITFDTRTYEELSVVPGTVAGHTLAVGDTEYDLVDRSNATAVRISIEDRRALGTLSEYT, encoded by the coding sequence GTGACGCGTACACGTCCGTCTCGAACGGTCCTCGTGGCAGTCCTCTTTGGGCTCGTAGTTGCGACTGCGCTCGCGGGCGCGGCGCACGCGACGGGGTCACCGGTTCTCGTCGTTTCCGACGCAGATACCGGTGAGGAGCTTTTCTCCACCCCGGTCGAGAACGGAACGACGGTCACCCTCGAATATATGCACAGCGTCGAGAAAACGACCGTTCGTGACGTCTACGTGGTCGACGACGGGTCACTTCGCATGACCCGGATGGAGTTCTCGTCGTTCGGCTGGGGGTTGCCCGCCCGTGAAGCTATCGACGGCCGAACCGACGACGGCGCGTATCTCATCACGTTCGATACCCGGACCTACGAGGAGCTCTCGGTCGTCCCCGGAACCGTCGCCGGCCACACCCTCGCCGTCGGCGACACCGAGTACGACCTCGTCGACCGTTCGAATGCGACAGCCGTTCGGATTTCCATCGAAGACCGCCGAGCGCTTGGAACGTTGTCAGAGTACACATGA
- a CDS encoding SPFH domain-containing protein, with amino-acid sequence MLFPLQALPSGSPIPMVGLLVLALLIVAVYSAIAIVDAYEKEALTVFGEYRGLLEPGINFVPPFVSREYTFDMRTQTIDVPHQEAITRDNSPVTADAVVYIRVMDAKRAFLEVDDYKRAVSNLAQTTLRAVIGDMELDDTLNKRQEINARIREELDEPTDEWGIRVESVEVREVNPSRDVQQAMEQQTSAERKRRAMILEAQGERQSAIEKAEGQKRSDIIRAQGEKQSQILEAQGDAVSTVLRAKSAESMGERAIIEKGMETLESIGQGESTTFVVPQELSSLVGRYGKHLSGSDVAEEMTALESLEFDSETRELLGLDEIDEMLGGDLDIETDVGSDVSEEELKSAEEVIEELDAELESKGDALDEKSTDEVSTDEVSPDEETSNE; translated from the coding sequence ATGCTGTTTCCCTTACAGGCGCTCCCGAGCGGGTCGCCCATCCCGATGGTCGGGTTGTTGGTACTCGCCTTGCTCATCGTGGCTGTCTACTCGGCGATCGCCATCGTCGACGCCTACGAGAAGGAGGCGCTGACGGTCTTCGGCGAATACCGGGGCTTGCTCGAACCGGGCATCAACTTCGTCCCGCCGTTCGTCTCGCGAGAGTACACCTTCGACATGCGGACCCAGACGATCGACGTTCCCCATCAGGAGGCGATCACGCGGGACAACTCGCCGGTCACCGCCGACGCCGTGGTGTACATTCGAGTGATGGACGCCAAACGGGCCTTCCTCGAGGTCGACGACTACAAGCGAGCGGTCTCGAATCTCGCCCAGACCACCCTGCGGGCGGTCATCGGCGATATGGAACTCGACGATACGCTCAACAAGCGCCAGGAGATCAACGCCCGCATCCGAGAGGAACTCGACGAACCCACCGACGAGTGGGGGATTCGCGTGGAGAGCGTGGAGGTCCGCGAGGTCAATCCCTCGCGCGACGTCCAGCAGGCGATGGAGCAACAGACCTCCGCCGAGCGCAAACGTCGCGCGATGATCCTCGAGGCCCAGGGGGAACGCCAGAGCGCCATCGAAAAGGCCGAAGGCCAAAAGCGGTCTGACATCATCCGCGCGCAGGGGGAAAAACAGTCACAGATTCTCGAAGCCCAGGGGGACGCGGTGTCGACGGTCCTCAGGGCGAAGTCCGCCGAGTCGATGGGCGAGCGAGCAATCATCGAGAAGGGCATGGAGACTCTGGAGTCCATCGGGCAGGGCGAATCCACGACCTTCGTCGTCCCCCAGGAGTTGTCCTCCCTCGTCGGTCGGTACGGCAAGCACCTCTCCGGGAGCGACGTCGCCGAGGAGATGACCGCCCTGGAGAGTCTCGAGTTCGATTCGGAAACCAGGGAACTACTGGGACTCGACGAGATCGACGAGATGCTCGGTGGCGACCTCGACATCGAGACCGACGTCGGGTCCGACGTCTCCGAAGAGGAGCTCAAATCCGCCGAGGAGGTCATCGAGGAACTAGACGCGGAACTCGAGTCCAAGGGGGACGCACTGGACGAAAAATCAACGGACGAGGTATCTACGGACGAAGTGTCACCGGACGAAGAAACGTCGAACGAGTAG
- the yjjX gene encoding inosine/xanthosine triphosphatase, whose protein sequence is MRVAVGSENPVKRAATERAVGDRAVAIDAVAVDSGVPDQPWGDEQTVQGARTRAERAVSVGGADRGVGIEGGVARVPGASGLFLVMWAAVTDGDAVGLGAGPRLELPDRIADRVEDGEELGPVMDDVLDTTGVAQREGAAGVLTDGIVTREDALYQAVAAAFARFLSDQYE, encoded by the coding sequence ATGCGGGTGGCAGTCGGCAGCGAGAATCCGGTGAAGCGTGCCGCGACCGAACGGGCGGTCGGCGACCGCGCGGTCGCGATCGACGCCGTAGCGGTCGACTCCGGGGTCCCCGACCAGCCGTGGGGCGACGAACAGACAGTCCAGGGAGCCAGGACACGTGCCGAGCGTGCAGTATCGGTCGGCGGGGCCGACCGGGGCGTTGGCATCGAGGGCGGGGTCGCTCGCGTGCCGGGGGCGAGCGGGCTCTTTCTCGTCATGTGGGCGGCGGTGACCGATGGCGACGCTGTCGGTCTCGGTGCAGGTCCCCGACTGGAACTTCCGGATCGAATCGCCGACAGGGTCGAGGACGGCGAGGAACTCGGCCCGGTCATGGACGACGTCCTCGATACGACGGGTGTCGCACAGCGGGAGGGGGCTGCCGGGGTGCTTACCGATGGCATCGTCACCAGGGAGGACGCCCTCTATCAGGCGGTCGCCGCTGCTTTCGCTCGATTCCTCTCCGATCAGTACGAGTGA
- a CDS encoding TRAP transporter permease, with translation MNESTDEQIDDETDTDELLREVEKKRSLQGWTAVLVAVVGIAFSAFQLWLAARSFQFEFTVPLFGTVELFSLQLLQANAVHVAFAFVLTFFLFPTTKGTGPIAGQFARIVPAATAQFGSDSPIVSVLERLRAVVRWAAVDHDGDRVTPVDILFSGLIMLTPVYMITQFDEIRSMRVRGLTAGRPLQEIVPMTDPIVSAISAIGIPLDETSFAFVLAAIGVLLVLEATRRALGWLLTGLVTLFILYARWGYLIPRDSIIGSLSIPPTRWASIFRDLWFNTEAGVFGVPVTVSLRFIYIFILFGAFLEMSGAGKWFIDFAYSLTGSKRGGPAKSSVVASGFMGMLSGSSIANTVTTGAFTIPLMKRSGYSPSFSGAVESSASSGGQILPPVMGAAAFLIVEFTQTPYAEVIVAAAIPAIAFFFGMWVMVHLEAVEHDIGGVPKSSLSKPMDILKSGWFYLVPIGLLLYFLVIVRLSVARAGWYTIIALIALVAFLAAYTKRNRTILVGSILALFLAQFSLLTTTGVGIVGAIETLVSGGTVPGGVPPSAAIEGALGELGIFVVVVSLALLLVRPDSRSDVLELDDQVGESAQTGARLLGRPEMAANPAYRVVSFVLKSMDDGARTATTVVVSVAAAGIIPGVISVSGLGPNLTALILAVSGESLLGLLLLSGIAAIIFGMGMPTTVMYIILVSMLGTAIEEFGVALVAAHLFILYWGLMADVTPPVAVAAFAGAGVAKADEFTTAIKAFLLSLNKLLVPFAFVFSQGILLMRPTENGVRMMNLSDITDVGFILPEVIVPVVGLFAGVYALGVTIIGYQYAEVEGLERALFAIASVFLTVPELFLLPTEGLLGAFVAVDLSGFAVTFPVRIVGFAILAGLTVLNRRQYEGGDAGVPGASAA, from the coding sequence ATGAACGAATCCACAGACGAACAAATCGACGACGAAACAGATACGGACGAATTACTCCGGGAAGTAGAGAAAAAACGATCGCTCCAGGGATGGACGGCGGTTCTCGTTGCCGTCGTCGGAATCGCATTCTCGGCCTTCCAGTTGTGGCTCGCCGCACGGAGTTTTCAGTTCGAGTTCACCGTTCCGCTGTTCGGTACCGTCGAACTGTTCTCGTTGCAATTGCTCCAGGCCAACGCCGTCCACGTGGCCTTCGCGTTCGTCCTCACGTTCTTCCTCTTCCCCACGACGAAGGGGACGGGACCGATCGCGGGGCAATTCGCACGGATCGTCCCTGCCGCGACGGCACAGTTCGGGAGCGACAGTCCGATCGTGTCCGTGCTCGAACGGCTCCGGGCCGTCGTGCGCTGGGCCGCCGTGGACCACGACGGGGACCGGGTGACGCCCGTCGACATCCTGTTCAGCGGACTCATCATGCTCACACCGGTCTACATGATTACCCAGTTCGACGAGATCCGGAGCATGCGTGTTCGTGGACTCACGGCCGGGCGTCCGCTCCAGGAGATCGTGCCGATGACCGATCCCATCGTCTCCGCGATCTCGGCGATTGGCATCCCTCTCGACGAGACGTCCTTTGCGTTCGTGCTCGCGGCCATCGGCGTCCTCCTCGTGCTGGAAGCCACCCGTCGGGCGCTGGGATGGCTCCTGACCGGGCTCGTCACGCTGTTCATCCTCTACGCCCGGTGGGGGTATCTCATTCCGCGGGACTCCATCATCGGGTCGCTCTCGATTCCCCCGACGCGGTGGGCCAGCATCTTCCGTGATCTCTGGTTCAACACGGAGGCGGGCGTCTTCGGCGTGCCGGTGACGGTGAGTCTCAGGTTCATCTACATCTTCATCCTCTTCGGCGCCTTCCTCGAGATGAGTGGCGCGGGCAAATGGTTCATCGACTTCGCGTACTCGCTGACCGGGTCGAAGCGCGGCGGCCCGGCAAAATCGAGTGTCGTCGCCAGCGGATTCATGGGGATGCTCTCGGGGTCCTCGATCGCGAACACAGTGACGACTGGCGCTTTCACCATCCCGCTCATGAAACGCTCGGGCTACTCGCCCTCGTTCTCGGGTGCGGTCGAATCCTCGGCGTCCTCCGGCGGTCAAATTCTCCCGCCGGTGATGGGAGCGGCGGCCTTCCTCATCGTCGAGTTCACACAGACGCCGTACGCCGAGGTCATCGTCGCCGCGGCCATCCCCGCGATCGCCTTTTTCTTCGGCATGTGGGTGATGGTCCACCTCGAGGCCGTCGAGCACGATATCGGCGGCGTCCCGAAGAGCTCGCTCTCGAAGCCGATGGATATCCTGAAGAGTGGGTGGTTCTACCTGGTGCCCATCGGCCTCCTGCTTTACTTCCTGGTCATCGTGCGGCTGTCGGTGGCGCGCGCCGGGTGGTACACCATCATCGCGCTGATCGCGCTGGTGGCGTTCCTCGCCGCCTACACGAAGCGCAACCGGACCATCCTGGTGGGCAGTATCCTCGCGCTCTTCCTCGCGCAGTTCTCGCTGCTGACGACGACCGGCGTCGGCATCGTGGGCGCGATCGAAACGCTGGTCTCCGGCGGGACCGTCCCGGGCGGTGTCCCCCCATCGGCCGCCATCGAGGGTGCCCTCGGCGAACTCGGAATATTCGTCGTCGTCGTGTCGCTGGCGCTCCTCCTCGTTCGCCCCGACTCCAGATCCGACGTCCTCGAACTCGACGACCAGGTCGGAGAAAGTGCCCAGACGGGCGCACGCCTGCTCGGCCGACCGGAGATGGCGGCGAACCCGGCGTATCGCGTGGTCTCGTTCGTCCTCAAGTCCATGGATGACGGTGCGAGAACCGCGACCACCGTCGTCGTCTCCGTCGCGGCTGCCGGCATCATTCCAGGCGTCATCAGCGTCTCCGGCCTCGGGCCAAACCTGACCGCACTGATCCTCGCGGTCAGCGGTGAGTCGCTGCTCGGACTGCTGCTTCTGAGCGGCATCGCGGCCATCATCTTCGGTATGGGGATGCCGACGACGGTCATGTACATCATCCTGGTCTCGATGCTCGGGACCGCCATCGAGGAGTTCGGCGTCGCGCTGGTCGCCGCTCACCTGTTCATCCTCTACTGGGGGCTCATGGCGGACGTCACGCCGCCGGTCGCCGTGGCCGCTTTCGCGGGAGCTGGCGTCGCCAAGGCCGACGAGTTCACGACGGCCATAAAGGCGTTCCTGCTCTCGCTGAACAAGCTCCTGGTGCCATTCGCGTTCGTCTTCTCGCAGGGCATCCTCCTGATGCGCCCGACTGAAAACGGGGTGCGGATGATGAATCTCTCCGACATCACCGACGTCGGGTTCATCCTCCCCGAGGTGATCGTCCCCGTGGTGGGCCTCTTCGCCGGGGTCTACGCGCTCGGCGTCACCATCATCGGCTACCAGTACGCCGAGGTCGAGGGTCTCGAACGGGCGCTGTTCGCCATCGCCTCCGTGTTCCTGACCGTTCCCGAACTGTTCTTGTTGCCCACCGAGGGGCTGCTGGGCGCGTTCGTGGCGGTCGACCTGTCGGGATTCGCGGTCACCTTCCCGGTCCGGATCGTCGGATTCGCCATCCTGGCCGGACTCACCGTCCTCAACCGCCGACAGTACGAGGGCGGCGACGCCGGGGTGCCCGGCGCGTCCGCCGCCTGA
- a CDS encoding DUF7123 family protein — MSASASRQAASETLTRKQQRILEYLRGQAVTKTYFKSRVIGDELDLSAKEVGTNMTAVADAADLDIEKWGYSSSTTWKVTTA; from the coding sequence ATGAGTGCGAGCGCGTCACGGCAGGCGGCCTCTGAGACGCTGACCCGAAAACAGCAACGGATTCTCGAGTACCTCCGGGGGCAGGCGGTGACGAAGACCTATTTCAAATCTCGCGTCATCGGTGACGAACTCGATCTCTCCGCGAAGGAGGTCGGCACCAACATGACTGCGGTCGCCGACGCCGCCGACCTCGACATCGAGAAGTGGGGATACTCGTCGAGTACCACCTGGAAAGTCACCACAGCGTAA